Proteins encoded in a region of the Synechococcus sp. BIOS-U3-1 genome:
- the rpsG gene encoding 30S ribosomal protein S7 has protein sequence MSRRNAAVKRPVLPDPQFNNRLATMLVARLMKHGKKSTAQRILSDAFSLIGDRTGGDPIELFETAVKNATPLVEVRARRVGGATYQVPMEVRQERGTAMALRWLVSFSRARNGRSMAQKLAGELMDAANEAGSAVRKREETHKMAEANKAFAHYRY, from the coding sequence ATGTCACGCCGTAACGCCGCCGTCAAGCGCCCGGTCCTCCCAGATCCCCAGTTCAATAACCGACTCGCCACGATGCTTGTGGCCCGGCTGATGAAGCATGGCAAAAAGTCCACGGCGCAGCGAATCCTGTCCGATGCCTTCAGCCTGATCGGCGACCGCACCGGTGGCGACCCCATCGAACTCTTTGAGACGGCCGTGAAAAACGCGACTCCTCTTGTTGAAGTGCGTGCCCGCCGCGTCGGTGGTGCCACCTATCAGGTGCCCATGGAAGTGCGCCAGGAGCGCGGCACAGCCATGGCGCTGCGCTGGCTCGTGAGTTTCTCGCGTGCTCGGAATGGCCGCAGCATGGCTCAAAAGCTTGCTGGTGAACTGATGGATGCTGCCAATGAAGCCGGCAGTGCCGTTCGCAAGCGCGAAGAAACCCACAAGATGGCCGAAGCCAATAAGGCTTTCGCCCACTACCGCTACTGA
- the rpsL gene encoding 30S ribosomal protein S12, with product MPTIQQLIRTERQSSKAKTKSPALKACPERRGVCTRVYTSTPKKPNSALRKVARVRLTSGFEVTAYIGGIGHNLQEHSVVLIRGGRVKDLPGVRYHIIRGTLDTAGVKDRRQSRSKYGAKSPKE from the coding sequence ATGCCAACCATTCAGCAACTAATCCGGACCGAGCGCCAGAGCTCAAAAGCGAAAACCAAATCGCCAGCTCTGAAAGCCTGCCCCGAACGCCGTGGTGTTTGCACCCGTGTGTACACGTCCACCCCCAAGAAGCCCAATTCGGCCTTGCGCAAAGTGGCGCGTGTGCGCCTCACCTCCGGATTCGAGGTCACCGCCTACATCGGTGGCATCGGCCACAACTTGCAGGAGCACTCGGTTGTGCTGATCCGTGGCGGTCGCGTCAAGGATCTCCCCGGAGTTCGCTACCACATCATTCGCGGAACTCTTGACACCGCAGGGGTCAAGGACCGCCGTCAGTCCCGTTCCAAGTACGGCGCCAAGTCTCCGAAGGAATGA
- a CDS encoding AIR synthase, translating into MLQITATAAAELGRQAAVAGTPGVMHLDLTAGHCEQNIIRLQPGQLSGTPVARAEGVTLHVPDAQHALLEGLTLDYRSDISGGGFLILNGDAVRCCACGNAFSRL; encoded by the coding sequence ATGCTGCAAATCACCGCAACTGCAGCCGCCGAACTGGGGCGACAGGCTGCTGTTGCAGGCACTCCAGGAGTGATGCATCTGGACCTCACCGCCGGACACTGTGAACAGAACATCATCCGTCTTCAGCCAGGCCAACTCAGCGGAACACCCGTTGCCAGAGCAGAGGGAGTCACCCTGCATGTTCCTGATGCTCAGCACGCTTTGTTGGAGGGGCTGACACTGGATTATCGAAGTGACATCAGTGGCGGAGGCTTCCTGATCCTGAACGGCGATGCCGTGCGCTGCTGTGCCTGCGGTAATGCTTTCAGCCGCCTTTGA
- a CDS encoding phosphodiester glycosidase family protein: MFLTPPPPVPVTEVRTANRVTGSEVRVGDLESKGAWQWVGNDQRSPLQLWIPLDVLIGRLGFQRVGTERGEALEWFGQRVPLRTLAKRSLADEVAIDAASWFKEFNVATRYRNGVLSISLNAPRVQNLRQGRGSTAGRLVLDLTGPALVQRLNDDLLLGVAITAAQEAKLRSIGLKTKRERQGLRLEGSADRPTLTLASPWRLVIDGLKRSRSTRVRTSGNAFQSALLNPEIQEASRKGLILDARTFRVGVKPIKIYRAGVPFNSTTLELRPLAARGAQTGIHFLSQLAKPEQALLAVNGGFFNRVRQLPLGALRVNGTWLSGPILNRGAIGWAAGEKLLFNRLRLDQSMQINGGRLWKLGFLNSGYVQRGLSRYNRAWGPVYKALSGEEQAITVRDGVTIDQHGRAELSLGVPLSVGSSLIVSRAGAPLPAQLGDRVSFSLQPSNPVGEQPHVLAGGPLLLKNGQVVLRGRQEGFSAGFLSLSAPRTVVAQDRSHVWLMTLKGTSGSDPTLLETTLALQQLGMLDALNLDGGSSTTLLAANRTVMTGRGVTPRVQNGLGLVRR; this comes from the coding sequence ATGTTTTTGACGCCTCCTCCTCCAGTCCCGGTTACCGAAGTCCGCACAGCAAACCGAGTCACAGGAAGCGAAGTGAGGGTTGGAGACCTTGAATCCAAGGGGGCTTGGCAATGGGTCGGAAACGACCAACGCTCACCACTCCAGCTCTGGATTCCGCTCGATGTGCTGATCGGACGACTCGGCTTCCAGAGGGTTGGGACAGAACGTGGCGAAGCACTGGAGTGGTTTGGTCAACGCGTCCCTTTACGGACGCTGGCCAAGCGCTCTCTTGCTGATGAGGTGGCGATTGACGCAGCATCCTGGTTCAAGGAATTCAACGTCGCGACCCGCTATCGAAATGGTGTCCTGTCGATCTCGCTGAACGCACCCAGGGTTCAAAATCTGCGTCAGGGGCGCGGCAGCACGGCCGGTCGGCTGGTGCTCGATCTCACCGGGCCCGCGCTGGTGCAACGGCTGAACGACGACTTGTTGCTCGGGGTTGCAATCACTGCCGCCCAAGAAGCCAAGTTGCGCAGTATCGGCCTGAAGACCAAACGCGAAAGGCAGGGCCTACGACTTGAGGGCAGTGCCGATCGTCCAACGCTCACCCTTGCCTCACCCTGGCGGCTTGTGATCGATGGGTTGAAAAGGTCGCGTTCCACCCGCGTTCGTACCTCGGGGAATGCGTTCCAATCGGCTCTGCTCAATCCAGAGATTCAGGAGGCAAGCCGCAAAGGACTGATCCTGGATGCCCGCACATTTCGTGTGGGAGTAAAGCCGATCAAGATTTATAGGGCAGGTGTTCCCTTCAACAGCACAACGCTCGAGCTGCGACCGCTCGCTGCACGAGGAGCACAAACCGGGATTCACTTTCTCAGCCAACTGGCCAAACCTGAACAGGCTTTATTGGCAGTGAATGGAGGGTTCTTCAATCGAGTTCGTCAACTGCCCCTGGGCGCCCTGCGTGTGAATGGCACCTGGCTTTCGGGACCAATACTGAACCGGGGTGCCATCGGCTGGGCAGCAGGGGAAAAACTGTTGTTCAACCGTCTACGCCTCGACCAGTCCATGCAGATCAACGGAGGGCGTCTCTGGAAGCTGGGGTTTCTCAACAGTGGCTATGTCCAGCGCGGGTTGAGTCGCTACAACCGCGCATGGGGCCCTGTCTACAAGGCCCTGAGCGGCGAGGAACAGGCCATCACCGTGAGAGATGGCGTCACCATCGACCAGCACGGGCGCGCCGAATTGAGCCTGGGGGTACCTCTATCAGTAGGAAGCTCCTTGATCGTTTCGCGCGCTGGAGCACCGCTTCCCGCTCAACTTGGCGATCGGGTCAGCTTTAGCTTGCAGCCATCCAATCCAGTCGGAGAGCAACCGCATGTGCTGGCTGGTGGCCCCCTTCTGCTGAAAAATGGTCAAGTTGTCCTGCGAGGTCGTCAGGAAGGTTTCAGTGCCGGATTCCTATCACTTTCAGCTCCGCGAACGGTCGTCGCCCAGGACCGAAGTCATGTGTGGCTGATGACACTTAAAGGCACTTCAGGCAGTGATCCCACGCTGCTGGAAACGACCCTGGCTCTCCAGCAGCTTGGAATGCTCGATGCCCTCAACCTCGACGGTGGTAGCTCCACCACACTGCTTGCAGCCAATCGAACCGTGATGACAGGGCGTGGCGTGACGCCCAGGGTGCAGAACGGTCTGGGGCTGGTTCGCCGCTGA
- the gltB gene encoding glutamate synthase large subunit, producing the protein MTHLTGSSWPYSDSAAPQAVAGERDACGVGFLAQMQGHRSHWVLQQALRGLGCMEHRGGCGGDSDSGDGAGVLCEIPWTYLRAIWPEAADAKGLGMMFLPTDAERRQQARQFFEAEAVALGLQFSGWREVPVDSAVLGPMARETAPVIEQWLVNGEAEGDAFEALLLRLRRRVGARARESWGFEGSRDFYVASLSSRTVVYKGMVRSEVLAKFYADLRDSRFEVSFAVYHRRFSTNTLPRWPLAQPMRLLGHNGEINTLLGNLNWAKASEASLAGVWGEAADDLNPVVNPAFSDSANLDATLELMVRSGRSVTDSLITLVPEAFRNQPDLDSRPDVTAMYEFNAGIQEPWDGPALLVFADGKRVGATLDRNGLRPARWCSTEDGFVIMGSETGVVDLSGKTVVQKGRLGPGQMLAVDLQTGQLLDNWLVKEDAAGRFPYGDWLKQHRRNVPPQFWTQSQQVGELDLLRLQTAMGFTAEDFDLIIGDMASLGKEPTFCMGDDIPLAVLSDKPHLLYDYFKQRFAQVTNPPIDPLREQLVMSLEMHLGERRPALKPQAEAASVIHLDTPVLNEAELEEISQQGLPVQFLSTQVTVESCTGGFRTVLDDLCQAAEQAVQDGAQVLVLSDRVNSNAEPTSLTATTVAMPALLAVGSVHHHLLRRKLRLRCSLVVDTAQCWSTHHMACLIGYGASAVCPWLTWETTRHWLQHPKTRKRIEQGKLPDLSADQVQANVRLSLENGLRKILSKIGISLLASYHGAQIFEAIGLGADVIETAFSGTTSRVAGMTLAELANETLSMHAKAFPELNRSKLEFMGFVQYRNGAEYHRNNPELSKALHKALAQGPGYDHFSTYKTLLENRPVMALRDLLEFKVASSPLPLDQVESVESICTRFCTGGMSLGALSREAHEVLAVAMNRIGGKSNSGEGGEDPARFQVLTDVDDVGRSVAFPSIGGLQNGDTACSAIKQIASGRFGVTAEYLRSGKQLEIKVAQGAKPGEGGQLPGPKVDQYIAWLRNSKPGVALISPPPHHDIYSIEDLAQLIHDLHQVHPSAPVSVKLVAEIGIGTIAAGVAKANADVIQISGHDGGTGASPLSSIKHAGGPWELGLTEVHRALLENGLRDRVLLRADGGLKTGWDVVIAALLGAEEYGFGSIAMIAEGCVMARVCHLNSCPVGVATQKENLRQRFTGVPEHVVNFFWYVAEEVRQLMSLLGLARLEDLIGRSDLLKPRGVSLAKTKCVDLSSLLAPISGSEDRSWLTHSAEAHGNGPILEDQLLADSELMAAIESQQSIRRTVEIINTDRSVCARLAGEIAQRYGNRGFLGQLELTFRGAAGQSFGAFLVQGMNVRLEGEANDYVGKGMNSGRITLVPSDSTANPGDQVILGNTCLYGATGGELFAHGRAGERFGVRNSGARTVVEGAGDHCCEYMTGGVVVVLGSTGRNVGAGMTGGVTFLLDEGDRVTPRVNPEIVEVCPITTSEQESTLKGLLELHVEATGSEKALALLSDWSAARSRFKVLVPPSERAAMGLADKQAVAA; encoded by the coding sequence ATGACTCACCTCACCGGCTCCTCCTGGCCTTACAGCGATAGCGCTGCGCCCCAGGCGGTAGCTGGTGAAAGGGATGCCTGTGGCGTGGGATTCCTGGCCCAAATGCAAGGGCATCGCAGCCATTGGGTGTTGCAGCAGGCCTTGCGTGGCCTCGGTTGCATGGAACATCGCGGTGGCTGCGGTGGTGACTCTGACTCCGGAGATGGTGCAGGTGTCTTGTGTGAAATCCCATGGACGTATCTCAGGGCGATCTGGCCAGAAGCCGCTGATGCCAAAGGGCTTGGAATGATGTTCCTACCCACAGACGCTGAACGTCGTCAGCAGGCTCGCCAATTTTTTGAAGCGGAAGCCGTTGCACTTGGTCTGCAGTTCTCCGGCTGGCGTGAGGTGCCTGTTGATTCGGCTGTGCTTGGGCCTATGGCCCGTGAAACTGCTCCTGTTATTGAGCAGTGGTTGGTCAATGGCGAGGCTGAAGGTGATGCCTTCGAGGCGTTGCTTCTACGACTCCGGCGGCGTGTTGGCGCTAGGGCCAGGGAATCGTGGGGGTTTGAAGGCTCACGTGATTTTTATGTGGCGTCCCTGAGCAGCCGAACCGTCGTCTACAAGGGCATGGTGCGCTCGGAAGTGCTCGCCAAGTTTTATGCCGATCTGCGCGATTCCCGTTTTGAAGTGAGCTTCGCGGTGTACCACCGGCGCTTCAGCACCAACACGCTTCCCCGCTGGCCATTGGCCCAGCCGATGCGGCTCTTGGGTCACAACGGTGAGATCAATACTCTGCTGGGCAATCTCAACTGGGCTAAGGCCTCTGAAGCCAGCCTCGCCGGAGTCTGGGGAGAAGCAGCGGACGACCTCAACCCCGTGGTGAATCCCGCTTTCAGTGATTCTGCCAACCTCGACGCCACCCTTGAGCTGATGGTGCGCAGTGGTCGTTCCGTCACCGACAGCCTGATCACCCTTGTACCTGAAGCGTTCCGCAACCAGCCGGACCTTGATAGCCGTCCTGATGTGACGGCCATGTATGAATTCAACGCTGGCATTCAGGAGCCCTGGGATGGCCCAGCTCTGTTGGTGTTTGCTGATGGCAAGCGTGTTGGGGCCACTCTGGATCGCAACGGTCTTCGTCCCGCTCGCTGGTGCTCTACGGAGGATGGTTTCGTGATTATGGGATCCGAGACCGGTGTGGTGGATCTCAGCGGCAAGACCGTGGTTCAAAAAGGTCGGCTCGGTCCTGGCCAGATGCTGGCGGTTGATCTGCAGACCGGCCAGCTGCTGGACAACTGGTTGGTTAAGGAAGACGCCGCCGGACGTTTCCCCTACGGCGATTGGCTGAAGCAGCACCGCCGCAATGTGCCTCCGCAATTTTGGACCCAGTCTCAGCAAGTCGGAGAACTCGACCTACTGAGACTGCAGACCGCTATGGGCTTCACGGCGGAGGATTTCGATCTGATCATCGGTGATATGGCCTCCCTAGGGAAGGAGCCCACCTTTTGCATGGGTGATGACATCCCACTTGCGGTGCTCTCGGATAAGCCTCATCTGCTTTACGACTACTTCAAGCAGCGTTTCGCTCAGGTCACCAATCCGCCGATCGATCCCCTCAGGGAACAACTGGTGATGAGTCTGGAAATGCATCTTGGCGAGCGTCGTCCGGCCTTGAAGCCTCAGGCGGAAGCCGCTTCGGTGATTCATCTCGATACTCCGGTTCTCAACGAGGCCGAGCTGGAAGAGATCAGCCAGCAAGGTCTTCCGGTTCAGTTCCTCTCCACCCAGGTGACAGTTGAATCCTGCACAGGTGGTTTCCGAACTGTTCTTGATGACTTGTGCCAGGCGGCTGAGCAAGCCGTGCAGGATGGTGCCCAGGTTCTGGTGCTCTCCGATCGCGTTAATTCCAACGCTGAGCCCACATCACTGACGGCCACCACGGTGGCGATGCCGGCACTTCTCGCCGTTGGCTCTGTCCACCACCATCTGCTGCGACGCAAACTGCGACTGCGCTGCTCTCTTGTGGTGGACACCGCTCAGTGCTGGAGCACTCATCACATGGCCTGCCTCATCGGCTACGGCGCCAGTGCCGTTTGTCCATGGTTGACCTGGGAAACCACCCGCCATTGGCTCCAACATCCCAAAACGAGAAAGCGGATTGAGCAGGGAAAGCTTCCCGACCTCAGTGCTGATCAGGTTCAGGCCAATGTGCGTCTCTCTCTGGAGAACGGTCTTAGAAAAATTCTGTCCAAGATCGGCATTTCGTTGCTGGCCAGTTACCACGGTGCGCAGATCTTCGAAGCGATCGGGCTGGGTGCTGATGTGATCGAGACCGCTTTCAGTGGCACGACCAGTCGGGTTGCCGGCATGACCCTTGCGGAACTGGCGAACGAAACACTCTCGATGCATGCCAAGGCTTTCCCCGAGCTGAACCGCAGCAAACTCGAGTTCATGGGGTTCGTTCAATACCGCAACGGTGCGGAGTATCACCGCAATAACCCAGAACTCTCCAAGGCTTTGCACAAGGCCCTGGCCCAGGGCCCCGGCTACGACCATTTCTCTACTTACAAGACCTTGCTTGAGAACCGTCCGGTGATGGCACTGCGTGACTTGCTGGAGTTCAAGGTTGCGTCGTCGCCGTTGCCCCTCGATCAGGTGGAGAGTGTGGAAAGCATTTGCACCCGTTTCTGTACAGGTGGCATGAGCCTCGGAGCTCTCTCTCGTGAAGCGCACGAAGTTTTGGCTGTGGCCATGAATCGCATCGGTGGCAAGAGCAACAGCGGCGAGGGTGGTGAGGATCCCGCCCGCTTTCAGGTCCTCACCGATGTGGATGACGTCGGCCGGTCCGTCGCCTTCCCCAGCATCGGTGGGCTTCAGAACGGTGATACCGCCTGCTCAGCGATCAAACAGATTGCCTCAGGCCGCTTCGGCGTGACGGCTGAATACCTGAGGAGCGGTAAGCAGCTGGAAATCAAGGTGGCTCAGGGTGCCAAACCTGGAGAGGGAGGCCAGCTCCCCGGTCCGAAGGTCGACCAGTACATCGCCTGGCTTCGCAACAGCAAGCCCGGTGTTGCGTTGATTTCTCCGCCACCTCATCACGACATCTATTCCATTGAGGACTTAGCCCAGTTGATCCACGACCTGCACCAGGTGCATCCTTCAGCGCCGGTCAGCGTCAAACTGGTCGCAGAGATCGGTATTGGCACCATCGCTGCCGGGGTGGCGAAGGCCAACGCGGACGTGATTCAGATTTCAGGCCACGACGGAGGCACGGGTGCTTCCCCGCTGAGTTCGATTAAGCATGCTGGTGGTCCCTGGGAATTGGGTCTCACTGAGGTGCATCGAGCTCTGCTCGAGAACGGCCTTCGCGACAGAGTTCTGCTGAGAGCCGATGGCGGTCTCAAGACCGGTTGGGATGTGGTGATCGCAGCTCTTCTCGGGGCTGAGGAATATGGCTTTGGTTCGATCGCCATGATCGCCGAAGGCTGCGTGATGGCGCGTGTTTGTCATCTCAACAGCTGCCCGGTTGGAGTAGCAACACAGAAGGAGAACCTGCGTCAGCGCTTCACGGGAGTTCCCGAGCACGTCGTGAATTTTTTCTGGTATGTCGCCGAAGAGGTGCGTCAGTTGATGAGTTTGCTTGGTCTGGCGCGACTGGAAGATCTCATTGGCCGCAGTGACCTTCTCAAGCCCAGAGGTGTGTCTCTGGCCAAAACCAAGTGCGTTGATCTCTCCAGCCTGCTTGCACCGATCAGTGGTTCTGAAGATCGCTCATGGCTTACCCATAGTGCTGAAGCTCATGGCAATGGGCCCATTCTCGAAGACCAACTGCTGGCCGACTCCGAATTGATGGCTGCTATTGAAAGTCAGCAATCCATTCGTCGCACAGTGGAGATCATCAACACCGACCGGAGCGTTTGTGCACGTCTCGCCGGTGAGATTGCCCAGCGCTATGGCAATCGTGGCTTTTTGGGTCAGCTGGAGCTCACCTTCCGCGGAGCTGCTGGTCAAAGCTTCGGGGCTTTTCTGGTTCAGGGCATGAATGTGCGTCTTGAAGGGGAAGCCAACGACTATGTCGGTAAGGGCATGAACAGTGGTCGTATCACGCTTGTGCCATCGGATTCCACCGCCAATCCCGGTGATCAGGTGATTCTTGGCAACACCTGTCTGTATGGAGCAACCGGTGGCGAGTTGTTCGCTCATGGGCGAGCCGGCGAGCGCTTTGGTGTACGCAATAGCGGTGCCCGCACGGTGGTTGAGGGCGCTGGCGACCATTGCTGTGAGTACATGACCGGAGGCGTTGTGGTGGTGCTCGGCAGCACTGGCCGCAACGTCGGTGCCGGGATGACCGGTGGCGTCACGTTCCTTTTGGATGAAGGTGATCGGGTGACTCCACGCGTGAATCCGGAGATCGTGGAGGTGTGCCCCATCACCACATCTGAGCAGGAGTCCACCCTTAAGGGTCTACTTGAACTGCATGTCGAGGCCACCGGCAGTGAGAAGGCGTTGGCGCTCCTTTCTGATTGGTCTGCGGCAAGAAGCCGTTTCAAGGTTCTGGTTCCACCCAGCGAACGAGCTGCAATGGGGCTTGCGGATAAACAGGCCGTTGCGGCCTGA
- a CDS encoding YciI family protein codes for MPWFIKTETFTPETAALPIEQRRPHLNAHRQWLLSHGNSGRRIHSGYLVDAEQRPGGGGLLIFEASSFEDAHRWVQADPMIQSGLVTWQLQEWIQIGGDEL; via the coding sequence ATGCCCTGGTTCATCAAAACAGAAACCTTCACCCCGGAGACGGCCGCCCTGCCGATTGAGCAGAGGCGGCCTCACCTCAACGCGCATCGTCAATGGCTGTTGTCCCACGGCAATAGCGGACGTCGCATCCACAGCGGTTACCTGGTGGATGCTGAGCAGCGGCCGGGCGGCGGCGGCTTGTTGATTTTTGAAGCCAGCAGCTTTGAAGACGCTCACCGCTGGGTGCAGGCCGACCCGATGATTCAGTCCGGACTGGTGACCTGGCAATTGCAGGAATGGATCCAGATCGGCGGCGATGAGCTCTGA
- the lipA gene encoding lipoyl synthase, translating to MTSVLKPDWLRVKAPQRERIGAVADLLLDLKLNTVCQEASCPNIGECFAGGTATFLIMGPGCTRACPYCDIDFDKSVRALDPTEPERLGEAVSRLKLKHVVITSVNRDDLSDGGASQFVACIEQVKQRSPFTTIELLIPDLCGNWDALATVMDAAPHVLNHNIETVPRLYKRARPQGRYERSLELLKRVRDGWPRSYSKSGLMVGLGENDDEVIGVLSDLRAHRVDIVTIGQYLSPGPRHLPVNRFVTPEQFDHYRRIGEEELGCLQVVSSPLTRSSYHAGEVQRLMISHPR from the coding sequence ATGACCTCAGTTCTGAAACCTGACTGGTTGCGCGTCAAAGCCCCTCAGCGGGAACGCATTGGAGCTGTCGCCGACCTGCTTCTTGACCTCAAGCTGAATACGGTTTGCCAGGAAGCCAGTTGTCCAAACATCGGCGAATGCTTCGCCGGGGGAACCGCCACATTTTTAATCATGGGACCGGGCTGCACGCGTGCCTGTCCCTACTGCGACATCGACTTCGACAAGAGTGTTCGAGCACTGGACCCCACTGAACCGGAACGCCTCGGTGAAGCGGTGTCCCGACTGAAGCTGAAGCACGTAGTGATCACCTCGGTGAATCGAGATGACCTGAGTGATGGAGGCGCCAGCCAGTTCGTTGCCTGCATCGAACAGGTGAAACAACGCTCTCCATTCACCACAATCGAATTACTGATCCCTGACCTCTGTGGAAATTGGGACGCGTTGGCAACGGTGATGGACGCTGCGCCGCACGTGCTCAACCACAACATCGAAACGGTTCCACGCCTTTACAAAAGAGCTCGACCTCAGGGCCGCTACGAACGCTCTCTTGAACTGCTGAAACGGGTGAGGGATGGATGGCCTCGGTCCTACAGCAAATCGGGCCTAATGGTGGGTCTCGGCGAAAACGATGACGAGGTCATCGGAGTGCTGAGCGACTTGCGCGCGCACCGAGTCGACATCGTGACCATTGGCCAATACCTCTCTCCCGGGCCAAGGCACTTACCTGTGAACCGCTTCGTGACTCCTGAACAATTTGACCATTATCGGCGCATCGGAGAAGAAGAGCTGGGTTGTCTGCAAGTGGTGAGCAGTCCACTGACGCGCAGCAGCTATCACGCCGGTGAAGTGCAACGCCTAATGATCAGCCACCCACGCTGA
- the cobJ gene encoding precorrin-3B C(17)-methyltransferase has translation MEASLALGLSVSAWPLLQQLQQAGQADRVGLTPLAAAALKNPPSNLLVAPAAELLTSQWLSGGPTIVIGALGAVTRLIAPLLSDKQNDPAVVVMDARGQQIVPLIGGHAAGAEQLAHALAASMGGQVVLTGDAASQQRLALDSFGEAWGWVRGGTSKDWHELMLFQASGQPLNIFQQTGTDVWRNSDAGKGFGVAAANEQELALAIGPRSVGAPCRWHPATLWIGIGCERLSSFELIERAVDHALESAGLAKEAVAGISSIEAKGDEPALLHLCERRNWPLRLFGGPALADVAVPTPSEVVKAEMGTASVAEASALLASGEDAQLLQAKRIFHAEGNEKGAVTVAIAEAIHPLAPKKGELHLIGSGPGSLQLLTADAREALSRCILWVGYGLYLDLLEPLRRCDQVRLDGQLTRERDRCWQALDLARQGARVALISSGDSGIYGMAGLALQLWMDLPETERPQFQVHPGLSALQLAAARAGAPLMHDFCTISLSDRLTPWEVIERRIEAAAAGDFVVAFYNPRSRERDWQLAKAMEILLCARPMTTPVVMARQLGRSDEQVSLHNLGNLRPEDVDMLTVLVIGNSSSRVQDGRMVTPRGYPGAALS, from the coding sequence ATGGAAGCGTCACTCGCACTGGGCCTGTCGGTGAGTGCCTGGCCCCTGCTTCAGCAGCTCCAACAGGCGGGCCAGGCTGATCGTGTGGGGCTAACACCTCTGGCGGCCGCAGCACTCAAGAACCCTCCCAGCAACCTGTTGGTCGCACCGGCTGCGGAACTTCTAACGAGCCAGTGGCTTAGCGGAGGACCCACGATCGTGATCGGAGCACTGGGCGCGGTCACACGACTGATCGCACCGTTGCTGAGCGACAAGCAGAACGACCCTGCCGTGGTGGTGATGGATGCACGCGGTCAACAGATCGTGCCCCTGATTGGTGGTCATGCAGCAGGAGCGGAGCAGCTGGCCCATGCCCTGGCTGCGTCCATGGGGGGACAGGTCGTGCTGACGGGTGATGCAGCGAGCCAGCAGCGCCTAGCTCTCGATTCTTTTGGAGAAGCCTGGGGATGGGTGCGTGGCGGTACATCAAAGGACTGGCATGAACTCATGCTCTTCCAGGCTTCTGGACAACCGTTGAATATTTTTCAGCAAACAGGAACGGACGTCTGGCGCAACAGTGACGCCGGCAAAGGCTTCGGCGTTGCCGCAGCCAACGAACAAGAATTGGCGCTCGCCATCGGTCCGCGCTCCGTCGGGGCTCCCTGTCGCTGGCATCCAGCCACGCTCTGGATCGGCATCGGCTGCGAACGCTTGAGCAGCTTTGAACTGATTGAAAGAGCCGTTGATCACGCTCTTGAATCTGCAGGACTGGCCAAGGAGGCAGTGGCAGGCATCAGCAGCATTGAGGCCAAAGGTGACGAGCCGGCCCTGCTACACCTTTGTGAGCGTCGGAATTGGCCTCTGCGACTGTTCGGTGGCCCTGCCCTCGCTGATGTCGCCGTGCCCACGCCCTCTGAAGTGGTGAAGGCGGAGATGGGAACAGCATCCGTTGCGGAAGCCTCGGCACTTCTGGCATCTGGAGAAGACGCACAGCTGTTGCAGGCCAAACGGATCTTTCATGCCGAGGGCAACGAGAAGGGGGCCGTGACGGTGGCGATCGCAGAGGCCATCCATCCCTTGGCACCCAAGAAGGGAGAGCTCCATCTGATCGGCAGTGGGCCGGGGTCACTGCAACTGCTGACTGCCGATGCCCGCGAAGCGCTCAGCCGCTGCATCCTCTGGGTGGGGTATGGCCTTTACCTGGATCTGCTGGAACCGCTGCGGCGTTGCGACCAGGTCCGATTAGATGGACAACTCACCCGGGAACGGGATCGCTGCTGGCAGGCACTGGATCTCGCCCGCCAGGGCGCCCGTGTTGCGCTGATCTCCTCAGGAGACAGCGGCATCTACGGCATGGCCGGGCTGGCGCTGCAGCTTTGGATGGACCTGCCTGAGACAGAACGTCCTCAGTTCCAGGTGCATCCCGGTCTCTCTGCACTGCAGCTGGCTGCAGCCAGGGCAGGAGCACCACTGATGCATGACTTCTGCACCATCTCTCTCAGCGATCGGCTCACACCCTGGGAGGTGATCGAACGCCGAATCGAGGCAGCTGCCGCCGGAGATTTTGTGGTGGCGTTTTATAACCCTCGCTCCAGGGAACGCGACTGGCAATTGGCAAAAGCCATGGAGATTCTGCTCTGCGCGCGTCCGATGACCACTCCTGTGGTGATGGCACGCCAGCTCGGACGCAGCGACGAGCAGGTCAGCCTTCACAACCTGGGCAACCTGCGGCCTGAAGACGTGGACATGCTTACGGTGTTGGTAATAGGAAACAGCAGCAGTCGCGTTCAGGACGGTCGCATGGTGACCCCCAGGGGTTACCCAGGTGCCGCACTGAGCTGA